In Chitinophaga sp. HK235, a single window of DNA contains:
- a CDS encoding DUF58 domain-containing protein, translating into MSNLLDPKILLAIKDLHLAAKTAVDGFMAGMHTSRVKGAGLEFSQYRSYQPGDDLRWLDWKMYARSDRYYIRESEMETSIDVGLLIDASNSMLHTEDGISKIDCARYLAASLGYLAHLQGDAAGLAVLHHNQLFSMAARREAQHMARLYYQLEKIQPGGTFTQPVHYRDLFAGPHNRQLLIFITDYYEQSGEITHLLQTLAALGHEILVFHLLGKKELTGNFKGYDAVEDLETGQQIELTGIADTDYPLKLEAYTASLRKQLLQKRIYYRQHILQEPMDAALRDFLNQRNKMRR; encoded by the coding sequence ATGAGTAACCTGCTTGATCCAAAGATATTACTGGCCATCAAAGACCTGCACCTGGCTGCTAAAACAGCTGTGGACGGGTTTATGGCTGGCATGCATACCAGCAGGGTAAAAGGGGCCGGCCTCGAATTCAGCCAGTATCGTAGCTATCAGCCCGGAGATGATCTCCGCTGGCTCGACTGGAAAATGTATGCCCGGTCCGACAGATATTATATCCGGGAATCGGAAATGGAAACCAGCATAGATGTAGGTTTGCTGATAGACGCCAGCAACTCCATGCTGCATACCGAAGATGGCATCTCCAAAATAGATTGTGCCCGTTATCTCGCGGCTTCCCTCGGTTATCTGGCCCACCTGCAGGGAGATGCGGCCGGCCTCGCGGTATTACATCACAACCAGCTCTTTAGCATGGCTGCCCGCAGGGAAGCACAGCATATGGCAAGACTGTATTATCAGCTGGAAAAAATACAACCCGGCGGAACCTTCACCCAGCCTGTTCATTACCGGGATCTCTTTGCCGGCCCGCATAACCGGCAACTGCTCATTTTTATCACCGATTATTATGAGCAATCCGGAGAAATCACCCATCTGTTACAAACACTGGCTGCGCTGGGACATGAAATACTGGTGTTTCACCTGCTGGGTAAGAAAGAACTGACCGGCAACTTCAAAGGATATGATGCAGTGGAAGACCTGGAAACAGGCCAGCAGATTGAACTTACCGGCATTGCCGATACCGACTATCCTTTGAAGCTGGAAGCCTATACAGCCTCCCTGCGTAAACAGTTATTACAGAAACGGATCTATTACCGCCAACATATATTGCAGGAGCCGATGGATGCTGCCCTGCGCGATTTTCTGAACCAGCGTAATAAAATGAGAAGATAG
- a CDS encoding BatA domain-containing protein, which yields MLHLLQPIWTILTAGIAVPVLIHLWHRRPGRVLKISSVQLLAASSVRHARSWRLSEWWLLLLRCLLIILLALLLARPVWRKPITARNTKGWVIVEKAAYPAFSQRIDSLLGAGFQLHAADTSFTLLHHPSALPPDTTALSYWQLLQMLPQKIPADLPVYLFTGNRLARFEGTKPAVALALHWYTTTPADSVDNWNGYTYLLDSDSLRILKGHSTPTGTTWQIQDTLQQGDTAALYCTIYTDKYAADARYLEAALQAVQQYTHRKIKIQIIRHPDALPAKQDWLWWLSDSPLPANTRAVRSIRYASGIAQPLTAWIAGSTIPLYKRLPVKDTAGVLWKDSYGVPLLTQQTLYIHLDPSWSELVWSSEFPQRLLDLMFPAIVDKSHDRRMIDAQQLEQPSIQPAAKVASIPQEETSLENITWILLFLIFCMERYFSFKSNKKKCITVTGIRNW from the coding sequence TTGCTGCACCTGCTACAACCCATATGGACGATACTGACCGCCGGAATAGCTGTTCCGGTGCTGATTCATTTATGGCATCGTCGTCCGGGCAGGGTGCTGAAGATAAGCAGTGTACAGTTGCTGGCGGCTTCATCGGTACGTCATGCGCGCAGCTGGCGACTATCAGAATGGTGGCTGCTGTTGCTGCGTTGCCTGCTGATCATATTGCTGGCATTGTTGCTGGCGCGTCCTGTATGGCGTAAACCCATCACGGCCCGCAATACCAAAGGATGGGTGATAGTGGAGAAAGCAGCATACCCCGCTTTTAGTCAACGCATCGATTCTTTGCTGGGTGCTGGTTTTCAGCTGCACGCGGCAGATACTTCGTTTACTTTATTACATCACCCTTCCGCTTTGCCGCCGGATACGACTGCATTGTCGTACTGGCAATTATTGCAAATGCTTCCACAAAAAATACCTGCCGATCTGCCGGTATATCTCTTCACAGGCAACCGGCTGGCGCGTTTTGAAGGTACTAAACCCGCTGTGGCACTGGCCTTACACTGGTACACCACCACGCCTGCAGATTCTGTTGATAACTGGAACGGATATACGTATTTACTTGATAGTGATAGTCTTCGTATACTGAAAGGCCACAGCACGCCCACAGGTACTACCTGGCAAATACAGGATACCCTTCAGCAGGGAGATACGGCTGCATTATATTGTACCATCTATACAGACAAATACGCGGCAGACGCCCGCTATCTGGAAGCGGCGTTACAGGCGGTGCAGCAATACACCCATCGCAAAATCAAAATACAGATCATCCGGCATCCGGATGCGCTTCCGGCAAAACAGGACTGGCTCTGGTGGTTGTCCGACAGTCCGCTGCCTGCCAATACCCGCGCTGTCCGCAGTATCCGTTATGCCAGCGGCATTGCGCAGCCACTGACGGCTTGGATAGCTGGCAGTACTATCCCGCTGTATAAACGGCTTCCCGTAAAAGATACCGCCGGTGTTTTATGGAAAGACAGTTACGGTGTTCCACTCCTGACACAACAGACTTTATACATTCATCTGGACCCGTCCTGGAGTGAACTGGTGTGGAGCAGCGAATTTCCGCAGCGCCTGCTGGACCTGATGTTCCCGGCTATTGTTGATAAAAGCCATGACCGCCGGATGATAGACGCGCAACAACTGGAACAGCCTTCCATACAACCGGCTGCGAAAGTTGCGTCTATCCCTCAGGAGGAAACATCGCTGGAAAATATAACCTGGATATTATTGTTCCTTATCTTTTGTATGGAACGTTATTTTTCATTTAAGTCAAATAAAAAAAAGTGTATAACAGTAACGGGCATACGAAACTGGTAG